The sequence GAAATTGCCGCTCGTACGGGTCGATATCGTCCGGCTTCGGACCGTGGTCCTTGGTCATCGAGAAAGTCCATTCCTGCTTGGATAAATCGTCGAAATTGCCATCGGCGATTGTTTCCCGCCGACATATGCTTCTATTCTTATACAACTTATCGTTTATAGGGTCCGATTCGTGAGCTCACCACAATATCTTGGCGACAGGTACCGGATCGTTCGCACGATTATTCGCGGCGACAGGACTGGCCGTTTTCCGTTTCTTTACGAGGTGAGCGATGCCGGCATGTTCTTGTTCGCGCGTACATGGTCACGGACCGGCGAGTCTGCCGATCTAAGGGCGCTCTGGAACCACGAAATCCGAAGTCTTCTCCGCCTCGGAGGATATCCCAGAGCGGGACATTATTTCGTTCAGCTGCGCGACCTCGGCATTGAAGAGAAGAAGTTCTATGTCGTTCTCGATGCTGGCGACCGCCAGCCGCTCGCGCAAATGCTCGCAGATCGAGGACGCCGGCCTTGGCTAAGAGACGTCTCAACGCCGGCGCGTCGCCGAAAGGTTTGGGAAGGGCTGCGCCGTATCGCAACTGCGGTGAGCATGCTGCACGAGGAAGGTACTATTCACCGGGCCATATCGCCGGCTGCGGTGTTCAGCGACGACCGCGGCGACTGTGATTTTCGCTTAAGCGGCTTCGAGTGGTCGCTCCGCGTCACATCAGCGTCGTCCGTCGGACGCGATGGCTCCAACAAGGTCGATCGGCTGCGGGCGCCGGAGCTCGAGAAATCGGATGCGCGGTATTCATTCGCGACCGATTGGTTTGATTTCGGTGTGCTCTGCACGGAGATTTTTGGGTTCGAGCCTTCCGGTAGAGGAATCAAGACGGTCGAAAGACTGCGCGAAGTCGTTTTGAACCTTGCTTATCTCGGCCCTCCCGAGCGAGCTCTCATTCTTGGTCTGCTCGAGCCTGATGCCGAGCGGCGATTTACCGACAGTGCCACCATCTTACAAGGGCTTTCGGAGGCGCATGCCTCGGTACGCAACCGAACGATCGTCATCGGTAAACCCTTGTACATCGGCTTCAATCTCGGTTCGGGTTCCCGTCTTTCCGAAGCCATCGCCGACATAACAGCGAACGCGGCCAAGGGGGCCATTCGAGCTGCAGACGTTGAGGCGCAGCTTGATTTTATCCAACGAGACTTGACCGGAGACTTGCAAGTCCTTGTCCGTCAGACGCCCTTCCAGCACTACGTGCTCAACGGTCGTCTGCTTCAGTACCGCGTACAGCGATGGGAGAGGGATAACCCGACCTGGGACGTCGGATTTTGCCAGTCCGCCGACCCGCCTTCGCTGGATCCAACAGAAAAGGTGGCTTCGCTCGACGGGCGGAAGCTTGAAGTGCGGGCGGCGCCGAAGCTTTCACGAGACTTGAACCGGGCGCGCAGCATCGGTGCGGCTTGGGATGCCGTCTTTCCGTTCGAGTCGACCACGACCGAGTTGGACGATGCTCAGAATCAAGTTTTGGAGTTCTTCAGGATCACGAACCAACTGGATGCATTGCTGACGGCGGCCCAGATCTGGCCGGTTCGTGTGGTCGAGGTGGAGGAGCAGACAGAAGGCGCGGTCGTTGAGGTAACCTCGGTTCCCGACGGACAGCGCGATGAGCTCGCGTTGAACTTAAAGCTCTCTCGCTCAGCAGATCAGATGAGAGATTTTTTCACGCGCGATGCTGTCTCTCTGCCTCTTGCGGAAGAGTCAGATTTTACGCTCGGCTATGAAGGCGTTTTGGGGCGCGGCGAGCAAGAGACTAACATCCGTTGGCGTTTCGACCGCGTGATTTTTCATCCCGGCGGGATCAGGTATCGCTTTTATCACGAAGATGCGGGGCTTCCGGCTCCGACGCTGGATTCCCGGATGTACCTGATGCCGTCGGGTCTTGGCGGAACGATCGCGCAGCTCAAGCGGCGTCAGCGGGCGATCGACGGCATGCGAAGTCATGCCGGTCTGCTGACCGCGATCGCTGATCCCGATAGAGCACGGCGGGATACGACCGATAGTCCGGGAAGCAGCGATGCTATCGAGAGCATGGATGAGTCAAAGCAACTCGCGCTCAACAGAATCTGGAAGACACAGCCCCTATTCGCGCTCCAGGGGCCGCCGGGGACCGGAAAAACGCGGCTTCTCGAGACATTGACGACCCGCTTGCTTGAAGTCGATGTATCGACGCAGGCACTGATCACCGCACATTCGCACGAAGCGGTCCGGCATGTACGGCGCAAGCTTGCCGAGCGTATCGCCACTTTGCCGCAGACCACACGTCCAATTGTCGTCCGTCTCGACGACAAGGCAGACACGGACTACGTCTCCCGCACCACGGCTCGTTTGGCCAGAGCGATTTCCGACAGCCCACTGGCGGCGTCTGCCCCCAGCCACATCCTAGAGCGGGCCAGGTCGATCGCTGTGGATATGGAACAAGGCAAGCCGGCAACGCGAGACATACGCAGTCTGGAATCGCTGGTTCGCCAAGCGGCCAATGTCGTGTTTGCAACATCGAACTCGGGCGAGTTGGCGCAGTTACTGGAAGACAACCGGCGCTTCGATTGGTCGATTGTTGAAGAGGCCGGAAAGGCGCATGGTTTCGACCTAGCGCTCGCGCTTCAGGCAAGCTACCGGGTGCTGTTGATCGGTGACCAAGAGCAGCTTCCCCCTTTCAATTTCGCAGCGCTCGAGGGCCTATTCCGCGAGCCTCCTCGCATTCTGAACGCGTGGAAGAACGGCGCTGGATTTGCTCCCGGCCTAGTCGGTCGCGAGTATGTCGGATTGGACGATGACGATCAGCAGAGGTTCGGCGAGAGCTGCACCGTCTGGCTCGACATGGTCCAGTTCTTTGCGGAAATGTTTCGACGATGCCAGAGAAGCGTGGTCGCGGAAGCGCCGATTGCGATGCGACTTGAATTGCAACATCGCATGCATCCGGACATTTGCGATATGATCTCGCATTGCTTCTATCACGAGAGGCTGCGGACGCATGAAGACGCTATCGCGCGATTTGAGAGCGAAGGTCCACCGTTTGGCATCGTGGCCAACGGATGGATGCCGGAGCAGCGCATCGTCTTTGTCGACTTGCCCTGGATGCAGGAGGTAAAGCACGCGACGGGCGAGGTGGGCGGAGCCGACGGCAAGCGCCGATATACCAACCCCGCGGAGATCGATGCCGTTCTTCAGGTGTTGACGCAGTTTGTTCCCAAATCGGGACAGGATTGCCATGTTCAGATTTTGTCGCCCTACCGCGCACAGGTTCGCGAGATCGTATCGGCGGTTTCCGACAGGACCTCTTCAGGAAAGCTGAAAAACCTGCTCTATCCTGAACTCGACATCCGCCTTGCGAAGCGGATGGGGGCAACGGTGGACGAATTTCAGGGAAGTGAAGCCGACGTCGTGGTTGCCTCGCTCGTGCGCAACAATGACGAGAAGGTCGGAAAGGGACTGGGCTTCCTCGCCGACCGACGTCGTTTCAATGTTCTGCTTAGCCGCGCAAGGCAGAAGCTTGTCCTGGTGGGAAGTTGGAATTTTCTGGTGAGCCGGGTGGACGTCTCTTCCGAACCGAACGAGGAGGACGAGCTTGCTCACATCACCAGATTGATGCGGTGGTTGATCGCGGAGGAGAAACGCGGCCGAGTGAAGCGAGTACAGCCGAAGGACTTCGGAGGAGCTTACAAGTGACGGCTCGGATGACGGTCTATATTCCGATCTACAAGGTTCGGGCGGATTACATCGTCAAGCAGGGCCGCACGTGGAGCGCGTTCGAGCACATGATCCTGTGGAAGCTTGCCCAGGAACGGGCAACTTCCGTCGAACTTGCTGAACTCTCCAGCGTCCCGCTTCGACTCGTTGTCGAATGCCTGATCGAGCTGATCGGTGTCGGATGGGTCGACATTCACACGAGCTCAGGCCGTGTAGCGTTTGAGGCGACGGCAGGTGGCAAGAAAGCGGCGACTCTCAAGAAGCTGCCTGAAGATACCCGCAACCTGCGCAGGCGCGACACTTTGTGCATGGAGCGGATTACCATGAGCTTTTTCCAGCCCGAGGATCTCACCCTTATCCACAAGGACAAGCTTCCCGAGAATGCTTTCGTTCTGAGACCGAGGGTTTTCAAGTTGACCATGTCGCCGACAGGCAGTGTCGACCGGTTGTACATGAAGGAGGACGAGACCTTCGAGGAGTGGGTCGACCACAGGATCACGGCTCAGCGTCTTTTCGCGTCGGTGCAAATCTCCGGTTACCAGGTCGAGGGACTGCCGCAATATACCTCTCCCGAATTTCGCCAAGCGATCGTGGAGGCCGTAACCATGTCGCCTGAAGCGGGCGACGATACAGCTGCTGAAGAAGTGATCGCTCGTGCCGATACCCGCCTGGAAACAGAGGATGGCTATAGCTATGCCGAGGTGACCGCGGACGATCTCGTCGTTGGTGGACCTGCTCATCTGTCGGAGCTGAAACGGGTCCTTTCGGATGCAAAATCGTTCGTGGTGATCCATACATGCTTTGTGGGAACGGAAGCCGTTCGCCGTCTGATGCCAGATCTCGAGGCCGCGGCGAAGCGCAAAGTGAGAGTTGATCTCCTGTGGGGTCAACGAAACGAGGAGCTGAACGAGGAAGCGCTGAAGGATTTTCGAGAAGCAAAGGCGATGTTCGACAAGCTGTCTCCTCATACGAAATCATACCTGCGCTTCGCCGAGACCGAGACCGGATCTCATGCCAAGATCGTGCTCGCGGATTCGGGACCTCACGGATCCTATGAAGCTTGCGTCGGATCGTGCAATTGGCTTTCCTCGCTTTACAAATCCGTTGAAGTGTCGATCAGGCTGCGGGAGCCGCACGTGGTCGCCACACTTGCGTCGACTCTGGCGTTTCTTCGGATTCCATCATCGGGCAAGTGGACAAAGGACGTCTATCGTCTGGCTGAGCTCCGCAATGAATGTCGCCGAGCTGACGCGCGGATCGAGGGGCCACATCGTGTAGCGGTGCTGAGAGATCATGAACACTTGGCTGCCGTTCGCGAAGCCCGTGATGGCGCAAACTCCAGCATCGTCGCCGTCTGCGATCTGTTGGGACCTGCCGGTGAAACATCGGTTTTCGTGCCGATGCGAGCGACCGACAGGGACCAGGTTGCCGTAGCGCTCATCCACAACAAGCTCGCTAAAAGCGTCTCACCCGAAGAGCGTGAGCGCACTGCGGCCGCGCTTTCTGAAGTTGGCATAAAGCTTTTCGCCGTCGATCAGGTCCACGGAAAATTCATGACCTGGGACGATGACGCTTTGCTGATCACGAGCTTTAACTGGCTCGCGACAACCTCCAATCCATGGAAGCCACGCGGGGCGGAAATAGGTGTCATCGTCAAAGGACCGGGACTGGTTGGCCATCTCAAGAGTAAATTCAGCGAAATCGCCGGAATTGACCGCGATATTCTCGACTGCCAGGCCTGAGAACTGACGCGAGTTGTTTGGAACCCGCCAAGGCACGCATATTCATTTTTGGAGTGAACCGGCGAGAAACCTACGCCTTTTTGATCCCCGTCGTGGCATGGCGCTTGGAGCGCGATCGTCGCAGACGTTGTCTAGCGCCCCCCCCATGCGTCGATGCATGGTGGCGCCGTTGGTAGTCTGTCTCGTCGGTTACATTGTGGACCCTGCTTGGTCTTCCTTGACGCCCCGGGCGACGACCCGGGGGATTCCATCCGGAAGCGACCTTTGCAATTTCAGGGCCTCGTCCGGAGTTGCCGTCATCCAGGCTTCGACTTCGTCCTGTGTCGTCAGGATAGCGGGCATTGCCTTGGGGTGGATGGCGCCGACTTCGGCGTTCGGCTCCGTCGTGAGGAACGTATAAAGGTCGTTGGTAGTCTCACCTTCCTTGACCTTCCGCACAGACGTCCAGTTGGTCCAGATGCCGGCGAAGCAGGCGAGGGGGCGGGTCTCATCGAGCGCGAACCAGATACCGCCGCCCTCGGCCTTGTTGAACTCGCTGAACGAGTTGAACGGCACCACGCAGCGGTTTTCGACGCCGAGCCAGCGGGCCCAGTGTTTGCTCTTCACGTTGCGGATGTTGGTCGTGCCGCTGTCCGGCTCCATTCTGAGCAATTCCTTGAAATCCACCGCCTTGCCCTTGGCCTGCAACTTCTCGGCTCGCTTCTTCGTGGCGTCCATCAGCGCTTTTGACGACGATGGCATTCCCCACCGCGCCGTAGCGAGCTCGCGGCCCTCGGTCCCGTTTCGCACGATTGGTGCATTGTAGTCCGGAAACACGCCGGGCATCGGCGCCAGGTTGCCGACGTATTGGTTCACGACAGGAAACAGCGCGCTGATTGCGGCTTGGTTGGTCGTGATCGAATAAGGATTGCACATCGGTCAGGATTCGGTTCGAGGGTGACGCGGCTGCCACGTCAACTGTAGCAGAGTCGCGGATGGACGCCGGCCCGCCTTGGCGCATTTGCGGCAGCGCAGCCGGCTGGCGAGATCGTGCACGAAGGTGGTCGGCGGGTGCTTCATGGCCGCGAGGTCCACATCGCTCGGCGTCTTGCAGCGCGCGCACCTGATCTCGAGCCAAGCGAAGCCTCCGTTCACCGCCTGATCGATGGTCGGCGATGGATCGATCGGTTCGCCGTCACTCCACATCCGCTCGTTCCAGCTTTCGCAAAGCAGCCTGTCGGCTTGCTGGATCATCGCCTCGCCTTTGGCCCGCATCTCCGCCGATTGGATGGCCAGGATGTTAGCCATCGCACGTGCCTTGCCGAGCTCTTTCGCCAGAGCCTTGCGATCGCCGCCCGACAGGGGCGTAGGGTGATACTTCGGGGCCATCCGGACATCCAGGCGCAAAGAGATCGGATCGGCAAATCCAGAGCGACTACGGCGTCTCGAACGCTGGCCAGCACCCGTCTTCTTCATGCCTGCCGGTGCGCTGCTGGCAGGTGTTGTCGAGCAACCGCTGCGCCACGTCCTTCCAGACTGCGTTGGTGCCATACAGCCGGACGGCATCGGCGGTCTGGATTTCCACGGTCCGCTCGCAGCGGCGGCAGGAGACGCGCAGCACGTGGGCTTTGATTTCCGAAAGACGTCGCTCACGAGCCTGCGCCACGGTCCCGTGGGCGCGAGGGTCTTTGAGGACCGATTCCCAATATTCGGCCGGGAGGGGGGCATCTGGAGCGGCAGCGGGCGGCGCACGTCTACGGTAGGCTTCAACGGCCAATTTTTGCATCTGTTTCGGGGTCGGCATGCGCCAGCTCGCGGGTCGGTCGGTCATGCTCGAATTAGAACATAACAAGAACAAATGTCGAGTCCGACCGGGACAGCCGGTCAGAAAAAATCCTCCTGTGGGACGGGTCGCGATGTCGGAACCAAGCCGGATCGTTCGTCTTGAATCCGGTATTAGTATCGGAGTTCCCCGGCATGGCCCCCCGCGCTAACTGGAAAGGCTTCCTGCGTCTTTCTCTCGTCACCTGTCCGGTCGCGCTCTATCCGGCCACCTCGGAATCCGAAAAAGTCTCGTTCAACCAGCTGAACCGAAAGACCGGCCATCGGATCAAGTACGCCAAGGTCGACGCCGACACCGGCGAGGAGGTCGACAACGAGGACATCGTCAAGGGCTACAAGGTTGATACCGACACCTTTATCGAGGTGACCAAGGAGGAGCTTGAGAACGTCGCGCTGGAATCGACGCGCACCATCGAGATAGACGAGTTCGTCGACCGCAGCGAGATCGATCCGCGATATCTGATCCGTCCATACTATCTGCGACCCGACGGTAAAGTCGGGCACGATGCCTTCGCCGTCATTCGGGAAACCATCCGCGAGATGAACAAGGTGGCAATTGGTCGGGTAGTGCTGACCAATCGTGAGCACATCATCGCGCTCGAGCCGCTGGACAAGGGGCTGATGGGAACGCTGCTGCGCTACCCTTATGAAGTGCGCTCCGCCGAAGAGTATTTCGACGATATCCAGGATGTCAAAGTTACCAAGGACATGCTCGATCTCGCCAAACACATCGTCAATCAGAAGGCGGGCCATTTCGAGCCGGACAAGTTCCAAGACCAGTACGAAACTGCCCTCATCGATCTCATCAATCAGAAGCGCGCCGGCAAACCCATCACCGCGAAAGCGCGTCCCCGCGGCGAGAACGTGGTGGACCTGATGGACGCGCTGCGCAAGAGCATCGGAAGAGAGGGGGCTGCGACAGAGGCACCCAAGAAATCAGGAAAAAAGCCGCGCAAGGCGGCCGTCGGGCAAAAAGAAATGCTGATGCCAATCGCAGGCAAGAAGCCGGCGAAGGAGACCGGGGCGAAGAAGCCGGCGGCCAAGCCGCAGCGGAAGTCGGCTTAGGTGTCGTGAAGCATCCGGTGACGCCGGACGGCCACTCCTTCGTCGTCCGCGGCAGGCTCTGGCGAATGGCAAATCCCGTCTCGACGAGGTCACGCGAGATCATCTCGTCAGCCGTCTAATGGCGGCCCGGCGGGTCGGTGCGCGCGCCAGGAAGGCGGCCGACCGCGAGGCCGCAGTAACGGTGCATAGGACCGTGGACGAGGCTAAGCAGGCGCTCGGCGAGCGCGGTCCGGTATGGCGGGACGACGGCTCGCCGGCTCTCGATTGCTCTGCAAAGCAGGAGCGATATGGCTGCCGTGAAAAAGATCTCCAAGAGATCGACCTTCAGCGCGGGCATTCTCGCATACCGCAAGGGCGCTCGTGGGCTCGAGGTTCTGCTCGTTCATCCCGGCGGTCCGTTCTGGCGTAAGAAGGATGATGGCGCCTGGTCCATTCCTAAGGGCGAAATCGATGCTAATGATGCTCCGGAGCACGTCGCTCGACGCGAATTTGCCGAAGAACTCGGCCCGAGCGCTTCGATTGGTCCACTCCAGGCGCTGGGGGAAGTCCGACAGCGAGGAGGGAAGCGCGTCATCGCATTCGCCGCCGAGGGCCACTTTGATCCGGCAGCGCTGACCAGTAATACCTTCGATATCGAATGGCCGCCTCGAAGCGGTCGAAGGAAGACCTTTCCCGAAGTCGACCGGGCGGAATGGTTTGATATCGAGCTCGCGCGGACCAAGATGCTGTCCGCTCAAGCTGAGCTTCTCGATCGACTTTTGGCGATTGCGGTTGAGAGCGCCGAGAAATGATGTT comes from Bradyrhizobium diazoefficiens and encodes:
- a CDS encoding SOS response-associated peptidase — protein: MCNPYSITTNQAAISALFPVVNQYVGNLAPMPGVFPDYNAPIVRNGTEGRELATARWGMPSSSKALMDATKKRAEKLQAKGKAVDFKELLRMEPDSGTTNIRNVKSKHWARWLGVENRCVVPFNSFSEFNKAEGGGIWFALDETRPLACFAGIWTNWTSVRKVKEGETTNDLYTFLTTEPNAEVGAIHPKAMPAILTTQDEVEAWMTATPDEALKLQRSLPDGIPRVVARGVKEDQAGSTM
- a CDS encoding phospholipase D-like domain-containing protein; its protein translation is MTVYIPIYKVRADYIVKQGRTWSAFEHMILWKLAQERATSVELAELSSVPLRLVVECLIELIGVGWVDIHTSSGRVAFEATAGGKKAATLKKLPEDTRNLRRRDTLCMERITMSFFQPEDLTLIHKDKLPENAFVLRPRVFKLTMSPTGSVDRLYMKEDETFEEWVDHRITAQRLFASVQISGYQVEGLPQYTSPEFRQAIVEAVTMSPEAGDDTAAEEVIARADTRLETEDGYSYAEVTADDLVVGGPAHLSELKRVLSDAKSFVVIHTCFVGTEAVRRLMPDLEAAAKRKVRVDLLWGQRNEELNEEALKDFREAKAMFDKLSPHTKSYLRFAETETGSHAKIVLADSGPHGSYEACVGSCNWLSSLYKSVEVSIRLREPHVVATLASTLAFLRIPSSGKWTKDVYRLAELRNECRRADARIEGPHRVAVLRDHEHLAAVREARDGANSSIVAVCDLLGPAGETSVFVPMRATDRDQVAVALIHNKLAKSVSPEERERTAAALSEVGIKLFAVDQVHGKFMTWDDDALLITSFNWLATTSNPWKPRGAEIGVIVKGPGLVGHLKSKFSEIAGIDRDILDCQA
- a CDS encoding Ku protein, encoding MAPRANWKGFLRLSLVTCPVALYPATSESEKVSFNQLNRKTGHRIKYAKVDADTGEEVDNEDIVKGYKVDTDTFIEVTKEELENVALESTRTIEIDEFVDRSEIDPRYLIRPYYLRPDGKVGHDAFAVIRETIREMNKVAIGRVVLTNREHIIALEPLDKGLMGTLLRYPYEVRSAEEYFDDIQDVKVTKDMLDLAKHIVNQKAGHFEPDKFQDQYETALIDLINQKRAGKPITAKARPRGENVVDLMDALRKSIGREGAATEAPKKSGKKPRKAAVGQKEMLMPIAGKKPAKETGAKKPAAKPQRKSA
- a CDS encoding NUDIX domain-containing protein; the protein is MAAVKKISKRSTFSAGILAYRKGARGLEVLLVHPGGPFWRKKDDGAWSIPKGEIDANDAPEHVARREFAEELGPSASIGPLQALGEVRQRGGKRVIAFAAEGHFDPAALTSNTFDIEWPPRSGRRKTFPEVDRAEWFDIELARTKMLSAQAELLDRLLAIAVESAEK
- a CDS encoding AAA domain-containing protein; the protein is MSSPQYLGDRYRIVRTIIRGDRTGRFPFLYEVSDAGMFLFARTWSRTGESADLRALWNHEIRSLLRLGGYPRAGHYFVQLRDLGIEEKKFYVVLDAGDRQPLAQMLADRGRRPWLRDVSTPARRRKVWEGLRRIATAVSMLHEEGTIHRAISPAAVFSDDRGDCDFRLSGFEWSLRVTSASSVGRDGSNKVDRLRAPELEKSDARYSFATDWFDFGVLCTEIFGFEPSGRGIKTVERLREVVLNLAYLGPPERALILGLLEPDAERRFTDSATILQGLSEAHASVRNRTIVIGKPLYIGFNLGSGSRLSEAIADITANAAKGAIRAADVEAQLDFIQRDLTGDLQVLVRQTPFQHYVLNGRLLQYRVQRWERDNPTWDVGFCQSADPPSLDPTEKVASLDGRKLEVRAAPKLSRDLNRARSIGAAWDAVFPFESTTTELDDAQNQVLEFFRITNQLDALLTAAQIWPVRVVEVEEQTEGAVVEVTSVPDGQRDELALNLKLSRSADQMRDFFTRDAVSLPLAEESDFTLGYEGVLGRGEQETNIRWRFDRVIFHPGGIRYRFYHEDAGLPAPTLDSRMYLMPSGLGGTIAQLKRRQRAIDGMRSHAGLLTAIADPDRARRDTTDSPGSSDAIESMDESKQLALNRIWKTQPLFALQGPPGTGKTRLLETLTTRLLEVDVSTQALITAHSHEAVRHVRRKLAERIATLPQTTRPIVVRLDDKADTDYVSRTTARLARAISDSPLAASAPSHILERARSIAVDMEQGKPATRDIRSLESLVRQAANVVFATSNSGELAQLLEDNRRFDWSIVEEAGKAHGFDLALALQASYRVLLIGDQEQLPPFNFAALEGLFREPPRILNAWKNGAGFAPGLVGREYVGLDDDDQQRFGESCTVWLDMVQFFAEMFRRCQRSVVAEAPIAMRLELQHRMHPDICDMISHCFYHERLRTHEDAIARFESEGPPFGIVANGWMPEQRIVFVDLPWMQEVKHATGEVGGADGKRRYTNPAEIDAVLQVLTQFVPKSGQDCHVQILSPYRAQVREIVSAVSDRTSSGKLKNLLYPELDIRLAKRMGATVDEFQGSEADVVVASLVRNNDEKVGKGLGFLADRRRFNVLLSRARQKLVLVGSWNFLVSRVDVSSEPNEEDELAHITRLMRWLIAEEKRGRVKRVQPKDFGGAYK